From candidate division WOR-3 bacterium:
TGTAATTGTAATTAATGCCTCTCAAATTAAAGTTACTGGCAAAAAAGAAAAGAAAAAGGTATATTATTGGCATACCGGTTATCCCGGAGGTTTAAAATCAATGACTTTTGAAGAGATGATGAAAAAAAATCCTAAGAAGGTGATAGAATTAGCAGTAAAAAGAATGTTGCCTAAGAATCGTCTAAGAAAATATCGTTTAAAAAGGTTAAAGATTTATTTAGATGATAAGCATCTTCACCAAGCACAGAAGAATTTAATAGTGGAGGCAAAAATATGAACGAATTTTATTTCGCTTGTGGAAGTAGAAAAGAGGGTGTTGCAAAAGTTTGGCTTTATCCAAAAGCAAATAATGAAAACTGGAAATTCGTTGTGAATAATCAACCGGCGGAGAAATATTTTGGTCGTTTTGATTTGGTACTTTTGGCTCAACAACCGTTAAAAGTTACGAATCTTTTGGGACAATTCGATGTGAAGTGTGAAGTGAAAGGAGGAGGTAAATCCGCTCAAGCAGGTGCTATTTCCTTAGGGATTGCTCGTGCTTTAGTAAACTATCAACCCGAATTAAGAAAATTACTTTCTGACGCAGGATTGCTAAAAAGAGACCCCCGAGAAAAAGAGAGATGTAAGTATGGATTAGCTAAAAGGAGAAAAAGTTTCCAATGGACCAAACGTTAACTGTTAAAGACTTATTAGAAGCAGGAATCCATTTTGGTCATTTGTCTAAGAGATGGAATCCAAAAATGGCTCCTTTTATCTACGGAAAGAAAAATGGAGTTTATATTATCGATGTTGAGAAGACTTTAGAACGATTGAAAATTGCTTACGAGGCGGTACGTCGGACTGCAGAAAAAGGAGACGATGTATTATTTGTTGGTCGAAAACAACAAGCAAAGCCAATTATTGAAGAAGAAGCTAATCGCTGTAAGGCCCTTTATGTAACAGAAAGATGGGTTGGTGGTCTTTTGACCAATTTTTCGGTTGTGAGTTCGCGAATTGCACGATATTTGGAATTAGAAAGGAAGTTTCAAGAAAAAGATTTTAAAAATT
This genomic window contains:
- the rpsB gene encoding 30S ribosomal protein S2, whose protein sequence is MDQTLTVKDLLEAGIHFGHLSKRWNPKMAPFIYGKKNGVYIIDVEKTLERLKIAYEAVRRTAEKGDDVLFVGRKQQAKPIIEEEANRCKALYVTERWVGGLLTNFSVVSSRIARYLELERKFQEKDFKNLGNKEIRKLEREFVKLEKIYKGLREMERLPGIIYVVDVRMEKTPILEAKRVGIPVVALVDTDGDPTLVDYPIPGNDDAMRSIKLITSKIADAVIEGRKIFEQDLKEEI
- the rpsI gene encoding 30S ribosomal protein S9; the protein is MNEFYFACGSRKEGVAKVWLYPKANNENWKFVVNNQPAEKYFGRFDLVLLAQQPLKVTNLLGQFDVKCEVKGGGKSAQAGAISLGIARALVNYQPELRKLLSDAGLLKRDPREKERCKYGLAKRRKSFQWTKR
- the rplM gene encoding 50S ribosomal protein L13, whose translation is MKTTIITDKEKVERKWWLVDAKGKILGRLASKIAFLLMGKHKPYYTPHIDCGDFVIVINASQIKVTGKKEKKKVYYWHTGYPGGLKSMTFEEMMKKNPKKVIELAVKRMLPKNRLRKYRLKRLKIYLDDKHLHQAQKNLIVEAKI